The following DNA comes from Cryobacterium psychrophilum.
CAACGCCTGAACACCCTCATATTCTCTAGCGGCGCAGTGCCTTGCGGGCGAGCCAGTTGCCGAAGAACTGCACGAACTGCACCAGAACGATGATCAGCAGCACCGCCGCCCAGGTCACGATCGGGTTGAACTGGCGGTAGCCGTATTGCAGGGCGAAGTTACCCAGGCCGCCGCCGCCGACATAGCCGGCGACCGCCGACATGTCCACGAGCGCGACAAAGATGAAGGTGTAGCCGAGAATCAGCGGTCCGAGCGCTTCGGGCAGCAACACCGTGAAGATGATGCGGATCGGCCCGGCGCCAACACTGCGTGCCGCGTCGATCACGCCGGGCGTCACCGTGAGCAGGTTCTGCTCCACGATGCGGGCCATGGCGAAGGAGGCCGCGAGGGCGATCGTGAAGATGATCGCGTTGTTGCCGATGCCGCTGCCGGTGACGGCCCGAGCGAGCGGTTGGGCGGCCGCAAGAAAAATGATGAACGGAATCGGGCGAATGAAGTTGACCAGCAGGTTGAGAACAAAAAACAATGACTTGTTTTCGAGAATGCTGCCGGCGCGGGTGAGGTAGAGCCCGAGGCCCACCAGCAACCCGCCGAGGCCGCCGAAGAACAGCGTGAGCGCGACGATATAGAGGGTCTCGTAGGCGGCCGTCCAGAGTTCGGGCAGCAGATCAGTGAGTGCATCCATGTCAGCGCACCTCCGTGACGGTCGTGAGCGTTCGAATGTGGGCGAGCACCTGGTCGATGACCGGGTCAGCGCCGGTGAGGGCGAGGGTGAGATGCCCGAACGGGCGCCCCTGGATCTCGTTGATGCCGCCGTAGACGACCTCGAACGCCACTCCGGCCGCCCCGAGCTCGCCGAAGACGGCCTTCTGATCGACGGCACTGTCGCGGAAGGCCAGCGTCACGATGCGTCCTGCGTGCCGCTCACGCAGTACGGCGAGTTCGCCGGGCGATGGAACCCCTTTGACCACAGTTGAAACGAAACGAGCGGATGCCGCGGCTTGCGGGTTCGAGAAAACGTCAAAGACGGGTCCGCGCTCGATGACCTGGCCCTGGTCCATTACGGCGACCTTGGTCGCGATGGTCTGAATGACATCCATTTCGTGGGTGATCACGATGATGGTGACCCCGAATTCCGCGTTCACGCGCTTGAGCAGCGCGAGCACCTCGTGGGTGGTTTCCGGGTCGAGCGCGCTCGTGGCCTCGTCGGCCAGCAGGATGCTCGGCTGGGTGGCGAGGGCACGAGCGATCCCCACCCGCTGCTTCTGACCGCCAGAGAGCTGGTCGGGAAAAGAACCGGCCTTGTCAGCGAGGCCGACGAAGTCGAGCAGTTCGGCCACGCGCGCAGCACGCGCTTCTTTCGGATGGCCGGCCACTTCGAGCGGGTAGGCCACGTTGCGGGCCACGGTGCGGGAGCCGAGCAGGTTGAACTGTTGAAAGATCATGCCAATGCCCAGGCGCACCGTGCGCAGGTCACGCTCGCGCATCAGCGCAATGTCCTGGCCGTTGACCCATATCTCACCGGAGGTCGAGCGTTCGAGCGCGTTGACGAGCCGCACGAGGGTGCTCTTGCCGGCACCGGAATACCCGATGATGCCGTAAATATCGCCGGCCTCGACGTCGAGGCTCACCCCGTCGATCGCCGTGACGCTCGGGCCGTCTTTGGTCGTGGGCGGGTACACCTTGCCCACATTGCGCAGACTGACTACAGCCATCCGTTTGCCCCGCTCATTTCAGTTCTCAGTGATGCGTGCCGTGATAACCGCCCGGCACAACGGCGCAGCCCGGGGCTTGTGCTCCCCCGGACTGCGCCGTTATGAAGCGGATGTTTACTTGGCGGCCGTGATATCGGACTGAACCGTGGCGAGCGACTCGACAAGATCGGACACCGGGGTGGTCACCATTTCGGCGGTCTCGCCGGAAACAGCGAAGACACCGTCCTGCACGGCCTCAGTGGTCTGGTATATCTCGACGAGCTTCTGGAAGGTCTTGTTGTTCTTGTCTTCGGCCCGCGAGGCGAACACGTTCACGTAGGGCAGCGCCTGCGGGTCTGTCGCGTCGTCCGTGGCGATGGCCTCCGAAAACTTCAATCCGGCCTTCTCGGCGAAGTCGTTATTGATGATGGCAGCCGCGACGTCGGGCAGCGAGCTCGCGGTGAGCGAGGCATCGAGGGCCGTGACCTTGACCTTCGAGGCCTGCTCGTCGACGTCGTCGAGGCTGGAGAAGATCGAGCCGCCGTCTGTCAACTCAATGAGGCCGTTGGACTGCAAAATGACAAGCGCACGCGCCTGGTTGCTGTCATCATCGGGCACGGCGACGGTGTCACCCTTCACGATGTCGTCAACGTTGCTGTACTGCGTGGAGTAGAGACCGAGGGGGTAGATCGCCGTGGCGCCGATCGGGGCCAGGTCTTCGCCGCTCGCCTCGTTGTACTCGGCGAGGTAGACGATGTGCTGGAACTGGTTGAGGTCCACCTCACCGGCGGCGAGGGCCGGGTTAACCTGCGGGTACTGCGCGAAATCGACGATTTCAATTTCGATGCCCTCGGCAGCTGCCGCCTCGGTGTAGACATCCCAGTACGCGTCGCTCGCCCCGACAACGCCGATCTTGATGACGTCGCCGTCGGTGCCGGTGGCGGGACCGTCGGAGGCTCCGGCGCAGCTGGCCAGCAGAGCGGTGAGCGGTATCACCGTGAGCGCGGCGAGCAGGGACTTCTTGATACGGGCGGTTCTCTTCACGGTGCAGATCCTTTTCGCTGTGGGTGTGTGCGCGCACGCCGCAGAGAGCGGTCCGGCCGTCGTGGGCCGATTCGGCAGGGACGGAGAAACCGTCCAATTTCGGGCACAGGCCAACCCCAACAAAGCGGGGGTGGGGGTCTGTGCCGCAGCTCTGCGAGGCACACTTCAACGATATCCGCCGAAGCTGCGTTTCGCAGGTCGCTGCGACACACTCCGTCACAGAACCTGCGACCTAGCCCTCGATTAGCTCAGTAAGTTCGACCCAGCGGGTTTCGAGGGTGACGATCGTGGCTTCGAGTTCGCTGAGCTTCACTCCGAGTTCGCTCAGGCCGGCAAAGTCGGACTGATCGTGGGAGGCGAGCTTCTCGTGTTTGACGGCGATGCGTTCCTGTAGCTTGACCACCTTGCGGTCGATCGAGCCGATTTCCTTCTGCGCGTTGCGCAGTTCGGCGCCGCCGATGTTGGGCTTGCGCTTTACCGGACCCGAGGCATCCGTCGGGGCACCCGAGGCCGGACCGGCGACGGCCTTGCGGCGCACCTCGAGGTACTGGTCCACTCCGCCCGGCAGGTGCCGGAAGCCACCGTCCATGACCGCGTACTGGTTGTCGGTGACGCGCTCGATCAGGTAGCGGTCGTGCGAGACGACGAGGAGGGTGCCGGGGAAAGAATCCAGCAGGTCTTCCATAGCCGCGAGCATGTCGGTGTCGAGGTCGTTAGTGGGCTCGTCAAGGATGAGCACGTTCGGCTCGTCGAGCACGATCAGCAGCAGCTGAAGGCGGCGCTTCTGCCCACCGGAGAGCTCCTTGACCCTGGTCGAGAGCTGGGCGCTCATGAAGCCCATACGCTCGAGCATCTGGCCGGGGGTGATTTCCTTGCCGGCGGCCATGTAGCTCGTCTTCTGGCGCCCGATGACCTCGCTGACCTTGTCGTTCTGGATGTCGTCGAGTTCGAACAGCTGCTGGGTGAGCACGGCGACCTTGATGGTCTTGCCTCGCTTGACCGTGCCGCCGGTCGGCTGGAGGGAACCGGCAACGAGGTGCAGCAGCGTGGACTTGCCGGCTCCGTTGACGCCCATGATGCCGGTTCGCTCCCCCGGTGCAATGCGCCAGGTGATGTCGTTCAGCACAGTCTTGTCGCCGAATTTCACGGTGATGTCGATGAGGTCGACGACGTCCTTGCCGAGGCGCTGCATGGCCATCGACTGCATCGAGACCGTGTCACGGGGCGGCGGCTCGTTCTCGATGAGCACGTTGGCGGCGTCAATGCGGAATTTGGGCTTCGCGGTGCGGGCGGGGGCGCCGCGGCGCAGCCAGGCCAGTTCCTTCTTCATGAGGTTCTGGCGCTTCGCCTCGACCACGGAGCTCATCCGGTCGCGTTCGACGCGCTGCAGGATGTAGGCGGCGTAACCACCCTCGAAGGGCTCAATCAGACGGTCGTGCACCTCCCAGGTCATGTTGCAGACCTCGTCGAGGAACCACCGGTCGTGTGTGACGACCACGAGTCCGCCGGACTGTGCGGCCCAGCGGGTCTTCAGGTGCCCGGCGAGCCAGGAGATGCCTTCCACGTCGAGGTGGTTAGTGGGCTCATCCAGGAAGATCACGTCGTGGTCGCCGATGAGGACCGCGGCCAAAGCCACCCGGCGTCGCTGGCCACCGGAGAGGTCGTCAACGAGGGCATCCCATGGGATGTCGCGTACGAGCCC
Coding sequences within:
- a CDS encoding methionine ABC transporter permease; translation: MDALTDLLPELWTAAYETLYIVALTLFFGGLGGLLVGLGLYLTRAGSILENKSLFFVLNLLVNFIRPIPFIIFLAAAQPLARAVTGSGIGNNAIIFTIALAASFAMARIVEQNLLTVTPGVIDAARSVGAGPIRIIFTVLLPEALGPLILGYTFIFVALVDMSAVAGYVGGGGLGNFALQYGYRQFNPIVTWAAVLLIIVLVQFVQFFGNWLARKALRR
- a CDS encoding methionine ABC transporter ATP-binding protein, coding for MAVVSLRNVGKVYPPTTKDGPSVTAIDGVSLDVEAGDIYGIIGYSGAGKSTLVRLVNALERSTSGEIWVNGQDIALMRERDLRTVRLGIGMIFQQFNLLGSRTVARNVAYPLEVAGHPKEARAARVAELLDFVGLADKAGSFPDQLSGGQKQRVGIARALATQPSILLADEATSALDPETTHEVLALLKRVNAEFGVTIIVITHEMDVIQTIATKVAVMDQGQVIERGPVFDVFSNPQAAASARFVSTVVKGVPSPGELAVLRERHAGRIVTLAFRDSAVDQKAVFGELGAAGVAFEVVYGGINEIQGRPFGHLTLALTGADPVIDQVLAHIRTLTTVTEVR
- a CDS encoding ABC-F family ATP-binding cassette domain-containing protein, with the protein product MAHLLGAESLHLEYPTRVIFDSVTAGLNEGDRIGVVGRNGDGKSTLMRLLAGRIEPDEGRVTRRRGVTVGMLDQSDDLASGMTVGHTIVGGIEEHVWAGDSRARDVIGGLVRDIPWDALVDDLSGGQRRRVALAAVLIGDHDVIFLDEPTNHLDVEGISWLAGHLKTRWAAQSGGLVVVTHDRWFLDEVCNMTWEVHDRLIEPFEGGYAAYILQRVERDRMSSVVEAKRQNLMKKELAWLRRGAPARTAKPKFRIDAANVLIENEPPPRDTVSMQSMAMQRLGKDVVDLIDITVKFGDKTVLNDITWRIAPGERTGIMGVNGAGKSTLLHLVAGSLQPTGGTVKRGKTIKVAVLTQQLFELDDIQNDKVSEVIGRQKTSYMAAGKEITPGQMLERMGFMSAQLSTRVKELSGGQKRRLQLLLIVLDEPNVLILDEPTNDLDTDMLAAMEDLLDSFPGTLLVVSHDRYLIERVTDNQYAVMDGGFRHLPGGVDQYLEVRRKAVAGPASGAPTDASGPVKRKPNIGGAELRNAQKEIGSIDRKVVKLQERIAVKHEKLASHDQSDFAGLSELGVKLSELEATIVTLETRWVELTELIEG
- a CDS encoding MetQ/NlpA family ABC transporter substrate-binding protein, giving the protein MKRTARIKKSLLAALTVIPLTALLASCAGASDGPATGTDGDVIKIGVVGASDAYWDVYTEAAAAEGIEIEIVDFAQYPQVNPALAAGEVDLNQFQHIVYLAEYNEASGEDLAPIGATAIYPLGLYSTQYSNVDDIVKGDTVAVPDDDSNQARALVILQSNGLIELTDGGSIFSSLDDVDEQASKVKVTALDASLTASSLPDVAAAIINNDFAEKAGLKFSEAIATDDATDPQALPYVNVFASRAEDKNNKTFQKLVEIYQTTEAVQDGVFAVSGETAEMVTTPVSDLVESLATVQSDITAAK